Proteins from one Palaemon carinicauda isolate YSFRI2023 chromosome 44, ASM3689809v2, whole genome shotgun sequence genomic window:
- the LOC137634514 gene encoding SET domain-containing protein SmydA-8-like yields MESFNNAFTVPAAPEIGSMENHAVNNNIAVFQRYQIQKLLQHNPWWLKDAPAWCRDQRLPNETMAVKAAEFLGGLQELLQAPDALACPMDISVSELIGRHLVATRDIHPGELLLIEPPLALTLRPRSPPYCTVCFKRAEEFTCPSCGFFLCGPGCMTDAHKEECSILQRFGFAEAEREKLQDEKRLWDRIATMPVEQQEQARALLKQAQESSRLQRRFNILQQYTVVPLIKTLAMMNSSELLRDVTLALQGNFTEKSQRYRTNQRCIVDVALNKLKVPIDPGFAHRLCAIWDTNGFEVPLIWGTRVHGLYPFASLLTHDCRSNTQQWFTNYGGLALRAVDHIKKGEILTTCYTDPQWATMLRQDHLRVSKQFTCCCRRCKDRTEFGTFLGSPLCSSCPGLMVSSDPTDPKAPWFCNKGCSQTASAGEVGSLGSKISTDLKGLDPNDIQGINSTADQLQKKVHPTHHVLFQLHVSNLRNLASRDVAELTEEELVHMSNMAAIVMDVARRIEAPYSRLRIRMAREDIRLRLESMKRYQKCNPKIKEQLQALNQQVQECDLVLGWDERLPSFKPVMQEYQKLLNDSS; encoded by the exons ATGGAGTCCTTTAACAATGCTTTCACTGTACCTGCTGCACCTGAAATCGGTTCAATGGAAAACCATGCCGTCAACAATAATATCGCTGTTTTCCAAAGGTATCAGATACAGAAGTTATTGCAACATAACCCGTGGTGGCTGAAGGATGCCCCAGCATGGTGCAGAGACCAGAGACTCCCAAATGAAACCATGGCTGTGAAAGCAGCCGAATTCTTAGGGGGTCTTCAGGAATTACTGCAAGCACCCGATGCCCTAGCTTGTCCCATGGATATTTCAGTCAGTGAATTAATTGGAAGACATTTGGTGGCAACAAGGGATATCCATCCAGGGGAATTGCTGTTAATAGAGCCACCCTTAGCCCTAACACTCAGGCCGAGGTCACCTCCTTACTGCACGGTGTGTTTTAAAAGAGCAGAGGAATTCACGTGTCCTTCCTGTGGTTTCTTTCTCTGTGGTCCAGGATGCATGACGGATGCACACAAAGAAGAGTGCTCGATTCTACAGCGGTTCGGTTTTGCTGAAGCAGAGCGAGAGAAACTGCAAGATGAAAAGCGTCTGTGGGACCGCATTGCAACCATGCCTGTGGAACAGCAAGAGCAGGCAAGGGCACTTCTGAAGCAGGCGCAAGAGTCGTCCCGCTTGCAGAGACGCTTTAACATCTTGCAACAGTATACCGTAGTACCCTTGATAAAGACTCTCGCCATGATGAATAGCAGTGAACTTCTTCGTGACGTGACGTTAGCCTTGCAGGGTAATTTTACGGAAAAGTCCCAGCGTTATAGAACCAACCAGAGATGTATTGTTGATGTTGCTCTGAACAAACTGAAGGTCCCAATAGATCCAGGATTTGCTCACCGACTATGCGCCATCTGGGACACAAACGGCTTTGAAGTTCCCCTGATATGGGGTACTCGTGTTCATGGTCTGTACCCTTTTGCTTCTCTTCTGACTCATGACTGCCGTTCCAACACCCAGCAGTGGTTCACGAATTATGGAGGGTTAGCTCTTCGAGCCGTTGACCACATAAAGAAGGGTGAAATTTTAACCACATGTTATACTGACCCACAGTGGGCCACTATGCTCAGGCAAGATCACCTTAGGGTATCCAAGCAGTTCACCTGTTGCTGTAGAAGGTGTAAAGACAGAACTGAATTTGGAACTTTCTTGGGGTCACCCCTGTGCTCCAGTTGTCCAGGTCTAATGGTGTCTTCAGATCCTACAGATCCCAAGGCTCCGTGGTTTTGCAACAAAGGATGTTCTCAAACTGCAAGCGCTGGCGAG GTAGGGAGCCTCGGGTCAAAAATAAGCACTGATTTAAAGGGACTGGATCCAAATGACATCCAAGGCATCAACAGTACCGCTGATCAACTACAGAAGAAGGTGCACCCAACTCACCACGTTCTGTTCCAGTTACACGTCTCCAACCTGAGAAATCTTGCCTCTAGAGATGTTGCTG AACTGACGGAAGAAGAACTTGTCCACATGTCCAACATGGCAGCCATCGTGATGGACGTCGCCAGGCGCATAGAAGCCCCTTACTCACGTCTCAGAA ttCGGATGGCTCGGGAGGATATTCGGCTCCGTCTCGAATCCATGAAACGATACCAGAAATGTAATCCCAAAATTAAAGAGCAGTTACAG GCACTTAACCAACAGGTTCAAGAGTGCGATTTGGTCCTTGGGTGGGACGAGCGTTTGCCCAGCTTCAAGCCCGTGATGCAGGAATACCAAAAACTCCTCAATGACTCTTCATGA